CGGATCGGTCGTAATACGATATCACCCCGTTCTATGAATACTTCCAAGTAGTCTCCTCCTTGGAGACGAAGCGCTTTCGCCACTCCGCAGGGGATAGTAATTGAAAATTGACCGTTACTTCTTTGCTGGCGTAACACAAGAAGATTTTGTAAGAGTCGTTTTCCGCGCTTGGCTTGAAAAGTGAGGATAGAGTCTTCGTTGGAAGCCATC
The sequence above is drawn from the Candidatus Omnitrophota bacterium genome and encodes:
- a CDS encoding AbrB/MazE/SpoVT family DNA-binding domain-containing protein; amino-acid sequence: MSKNLDFLDHPQNWQFNDKFINRLINNFLMASNEDSILTFQAKRGKRLLQNLLVLRQQRSNGQFSITIPCGVAKALRLQGGDYLEVFIERGDIVLRPIRR